The following DNA comes from Phytohabitans rumicis.
CGCCGGCAACCCGCTCCCGGACGGCGAGACCGGCGAGTTGTGGCTGCGCTCGCCGTATCCGCGCGCTTACCACGGTGATCCGGACACCAGCCGCGCCACGTTCCGCGGCGACTGGGTTCGCATGGGCGATCTCGGCCGGCTGGACGCCGACGGCTACCTGTACCTGACCGACCGGCGCCAGGACGTCGTCAAGTCCGGCGCTTACCGGATCTCCACAGTGGAGGTCGAGGCCGCCCTGCACGAGCACCCCCAGGTCGCGGAGGCCGCTGTGCTCGGCGTACCGCACCCCGTTCTCGAATCGGTGCTGGCGGCGGTCGTCGTGGCGCGCGCCGCCACGCCGGAGGGCGCGCTGACCCTGCCGGCGATCCGCGGCTTCCTGTCCACCCGCCTGGCCGACTACCAACTGCCCGCGCACCTGCTGGTACGCGACAACCTCCCGCGCAACGAGGCCGGCAAGGTCCTCAAACGACAGCTCGCCCCCTCTTCGCCGACACCGGCGAACCCGACCGGACAGGAGCACCGTGAGCACGACCGAGACCGGCCACGCCCAGCACGCCGTCTGGTTCACCGAGCGGGCCGGGGTCGCCGCCGGGGCCTACCAGATGGCGTTCGGCATCCACTTCGGCGCCGGCCTCAACGAGCGGGCGCTCGGCGAGGCGTGCGCGGCAGTGGTCGAACGGCACCCGGCGCTGAGCAATGCGGTGGCCATCGACGGCGACGTACCGGTGCTGGTCCCGGCCGCCATGAAGATCGCACTCGAACACGGCGAGCTCTCCGAGGAGAGCATTCGCGCGGAGGTCGCCCGCGCGTTCGACCTGCACACCGGCCCACTGGCCCGGTTCACCCTGCTCACCGCCGGCCCGGGCCGCAGCCTGCTGCTGGTCGTCGCCCATCACCTCGTCTTCGACGGGCACTCCAAGGACGTGCTGGCCCGCGACCTCGCGGCCGCCTACCGCGCCGCGCTCGCCGGCCACCTGGTCGAGCTGGCCGGACCGGTCGCGCCGCCGGCCAGCTCCGTCGCGGCGGACCGCGAGCGGGTGGCCGCCGACCTGCCCCGGGCCCGCGCCTACTGGACGTCCCGCTGGTCACCGGCGCCCGACCCCGTCCTGCCCGGACTGCGGCGGGAGCCGCCGGGCGCCGGGCCCGGCGGCACCGTCCACCTGGCGCTGCCCGCCGAGCTGGCCGCCCGGATCGACCCGGCCGCGCGGCGGCTCGGCGTCACCCGGTTCGAGCTGCTGCTCACCGCGGTGCACGCCCTGCTGGCCCGGTACGGCAACGCCGGCCTGCCGGTGTCGGTGGCGCTGTCCACCCGAACCGCGCCAACCGCGGGCGAGGTCGGCCTGTTCGTCAACGAACTGCCTTTGGCGGTCACCCCCTTGCGCGGCACCGTTCGCGAGTACGCCCGCACGGTCCGCGCCGGGCTGCGGGAGCTGTACGACGTGCGGGCGGTGCCGCTGGCCCGTGCGGTCAGCGGACTGCGCCCGTCCGCGGCCCTGACCGCGGTGTCGGTCAGCTACCGGCGCCAGCCCACCGAGCCACGCTTCCCCGGCGTTTCGTCCACTATGGAGTGGTTCTTCCCGGCTCCGGCGGCCCGCAATGCGCTGAACCTGCTCATCGTCGATGCGCCCGACGGCCCGCGAATCGCCCTGCAACACAGCGTCGAGGCGATGGCGACCGACGCGGTGGAGCGGATCGGCGCGCACCTGGCCACCGTGTTGTCGTCCATCGTGGACGGCCATGACCAGCCGGCGGCAGCACTGCCGATACTGCCACCTGCCGAACGGCACCGGATCGTGCGGGAATGGAATGACACGGCCCGGCCGTACCCGCCCGACAGCACGCTGCCGGCGCTCCTGGCGGCGTCTGTGCGCACCTGGCCGGATCGGGTGGCCATTGTGGACGGTGAACGCGTCCTGACGTACGCCGAACTCGACGCCGCCGTCGCACGCCTCACCGCGATCCTGCGCCGGCGCGGTGTCGGCGCCGGGTCGCTGGTCGCCGTCTGCGTTCCGCGATCCTGGTGGTCCCTGGTGCTGCTGCTGGCCATCGCCCGCTGCGGCGCGGCATACGTGCCGGTGGATCCGGCGTACCCGGCGGCGCGGCGGTCCTTCATCCTCGCTCACGCCGCCCCGCGCTGGTGGTGACGGACCCCGCCGACCTCGCCGCGACCGCGGACCCACCGCCCGCCCCGGGCCGCCCACCGACGCCCGGCGACCTGGCCTACGTGATGTACACCTCCGGCTCGACCGGCGCGCCCAAAGCGGTGGCGGTCTCCCACGGCGCGCTGGCGAACCTGCTGCTGGGCATGCGCGACCTGCTCGGCAGCGGACCGACCGACCGGTGGCTGGCGCTGACGTCGCTGTCGTTCGACATCAGCGCGCTGGAGCTGTACCTGCCGCTGATCGGGGGCGGACGCGTGGTGATCGCTCCCGAGGGAGCGGCAACCGACGGCACCCGGCTGCGTCGGCTGATCCACGGCCAGCGGGTCACCCACGTGCAGGCCACGCCCTCCGGCTGGCGGATCCTGCTCGACGGCGGCTTCGACGGCCGCGACGCGGTGGTCGCGCTCACCGGCGGGGAGGCGCTGCCGCTGCCACTCGCCCGCGAACTGCGGCCCCGGGTAGCCCGACTGTTCAACGTGTACGGTCCGACCGAGACGACGATCTGGTCCACCGCCGAGGAGATCCCGCCGGACCTGGACCGGGTCACGATAGGCCGGCCGATAGCCAACACCCGAGCGTACGTATTGGACGAGGCGCAGCGGCCCGTCCCCACCGGACTGACCGGCGAGCTCTACCTGGCCGGCCACGGCGTAGCCGACGGCTATCTCGGCAACCCGGCGCTCAGCGCCGAGCGCTTCCGGCCCGATCCGTTCGCGCCCGGCGGCCGGCTCTACCGCACGGGAGACCGGTGCGCGTGGCTGCCCGACGGAAGGCTGGTCTACGTCGGCCGCGACGACAACCAGGTCAAGATCCGCGGGCACCGGGTCGAGCTGGGCGAGATCGAGGCCCGCCTGCTGGCCCACCCCGGGGTGGCCGAGGGCGCGGTCGTCCTGCGCGGCACGCACCTCGTGGGTTACACGGTGCCGCGCGGTACGCCCCCGGAGCCGGCCGACTTACGGCGGCACCTGGCCGAGACGCTGCCGGCAGTCATGGTGCCCACCATCTGGTCCACTGTGGACCATCTGCCGCGCACGCCGAACGGCAAGCTCGATCGCGCGGCGCTGCCGGATCCACCCCGCCCGGGACCCACCGATCCGGATCCCGCCGCGGCGGGCGCGGGCGGCGGCGACCCGGTGGTGACCGAGCTGACCGCGATCTGGCAGGACGTGCTCCAGGTCGACGACATCGGCCCGCACGAGGACCTCTTCGACCTCGGCGGCCACTCGCTCACGATCACCAGGATCAGCAGCCGGATACGGCAGCGGTACGCCGTCGAGGTGCCGCTGGACGCGTTCTTCGACACACCCACGGTCGCGGAGATCGCCATGATCGTGCACCGGTCGCTCGCCGGCGTCGCGGGCGGGCGCTGATGGAACGCGCCGAGCTTCGACGCCGGGTCGCCACCCTCATCGCCCAGGCGACCGACGGCGCCGTGCCGGCCAACGCCGCGCTGGCCGGCGCCGAGCCGCTGCACGATCTCGGCCTGGACTCACTGGGCTGGTTGCGGTTGATCGACGCCGTGGAGGCCGCGCACGAGGTGGACCTCGACCTGGGCGGCACCGACCTACGCCGGATCACCGTGGAACACATCGTCGACATGCTGGCCAACCCGCCTCAGCCGTGACGCAGCGCGAGCGGTGCGGGTGGCGCCACGCGCCGCCCGCACCGTACCGGCCCCACTCACCGTCACACGAGCCCTTGGGCGCTCAGCCACTCCTTGGCCACCGTCTCGACGTCCTGCTTGTCGCTGATCACCTTCTTGTCGAGGGCGGCCAGGGTGGT
Coding sequences within:
- a CDS encoding condensation domain-containing protein, which encodes MSTTETGHAQHAVWFTERAGVAAGAYQMAFGIHFGAGLNERALGEACAAVVERHPALSNAVAIDGDVPVLVPAAMKIALEHGELSEESIRAEVARAFDLHTGPLARFTLLTAGPGRSLLLVVAHHLVFDGHSKDVLARDLAAAYRAALAGHLVELAGPVAPPASSVAADRERVAADLPRARAYWTSRWSPAPDPVLPGLRREPPGAGPGGTVHLALPAELAARIDPAARRLGVTRFELLLTAVHALLARYGNAGLPVSVALSTRTAPTAGEVGLFVNELPLAVTPLRGTVREYARTVRAGLRELYDVRAVPLARAVSGLRPSAALTAVSVSYRRQPTEPRFPGVSSTMEWFFPAPAARNALNLLIVDAPDGPRIALQHSVEAMATDAVERIGAHLATVLSSIVDGHDQPAAALPILPPAERHRIVREWNDTARPYPPDSTLPALLAASVRTWPDRVAIVDGERVLTYAELDAAVARLTAILRRRGVGAGSLVAVCVPRSWWSLVLLLAIARCGAAYVPVDPAYPAARRSFILAHAAPRWW
- a CDS encoding non-ribosomal peptide synthetase, coding for MTDPADLAATADPPPAPGRPPTPGDLAYVMYTSGSTGAPKAVAVSHGALANLLLGMRDLLGSGPTDRWLALTSLSFDISALELYLPLIGGGRVVIAPEGAATDGTRLRRLIHGQRVTHVQATPSGWRILLDGGFDGRDAVVALTGGEALPLPLARELRPRVARLFNVYGPTETTIWSTAEEIPPDLDRVTIGRPIANTRAYVLDEAQRPVPTGLTGELYLAGHGVADGYLGNPALSAERFRPDPFAPGGRLYRTGDRCAWLPDGRLVYVGRDDNQVKIRGHRVELGEIEARLLAHPGVAEGAVVLRGTHLVGYTVPRGTPPEPADLRRHLAETLPAVMVPTIWSTVDHLPRTPNGKLDRAALPDPPRPGPTDPDPAAAGAGGGDPVVTELTAIWQDVLQVDDIGPHEDLFDLGGHSLTITRISSRIRQRYAVEVPLDAFFDTPTVAEIAMIVHRSLAGVAGGR
- a CDS encoding acyl carrier protein; translation: MERAELRRRVATLIAQATDGAVPANAALAGAEPLHDLGLDSLGWLRLIDAVEAAHEVDLDLGGTDLRRITVEHIVDMLANPPQP